A single Pseudomonas brassicacearum DNA region contains:
- a CDS encoding DUF1175 domain-containing protein — protein sequence MESAVTVRVRNTALALLLALLLGGPALAVEAPALDVQQSQVFRAWFVRIAQEQLTKGPSPRWYQQDCAGLVRFAANEALKVHDEKWLRSNGLSNRYLPPELPLSQAQRRLAQQWQQGGGKVGPYVNAIKLIQFNSHLVGRDVAQARPGDLMFFDQGDDQHLMIWMGRYIAYHTGTTTPTDNGMRSASLQQLMNWKDTRWIPDAANPNFIGVYRLNFLSQ from the coding sequence CCGCGCTGGCGCTGCTGCTGGCCTTGCTGCTCGGCGGGCCCGCGCTTGCCGTCGAAGCGCCGGCGCTGGACGTGCAGCAATCCCAGGTCTTTCGCGCCTGGTTCGTGCGCATTGCCCAGGAGCAACTGACCAAAGGCCCGAGCCCGCGCTGGTATCAGCAGGACTGCGCCGGGCTGGTGCGCTTTGCCGCCAACGAAGCGCTGAAGGTCCACGATGAAAAATGGCTGCGCAGCAATGGCCTGTCCAATCGCTACCTGCCGCCGGAACTGCCGCTCAGCCAAGCGCAACGGCGCCTCGCCCAGCAATGGCAGCAAGGCGGCGGCAAGGTCGGGCCCTATGTCAACGCGATCAAGTTGATCCAGTTCAACAGTCACCTGGTGGGCCGCGATGTGGCCCAGGCCCGTCCCGGCGACCTGATGTTCTTCGACCAGGGCGATGACCAGCACCTGATGATCTGGATGGGCCGCTACATCGCCTATCACACCGGCACCACAACCCCTACCGACAACGGCATGCGTTCCGCAAGCCTGCAACAACTCATGAACTGGAAGGACACCCGATGGATACCCGACGCAGCCAACCCCAACTTCATCGGCGTCTATCGACTCAACTTTCTCTCCCAATGA